From the genome of Vulpes lagopus strain Blue_001 chromosome 2, ASM1834538v1, whole genome shotgun sequence, one region includes:
- the UACA gene encoding uveal autoantigen with coiled-coil domains and ankyrin repeats isoform X1, with the protein MPSSLLLATRNQILSMMNCWFSCAPKNRHAADWNKYDDRLMKAAERGDVEKVSSILAKKGINPGKLDVEGRSAFHVVASKGNLECLNAILIHGVDITTSDTAGRNALHLAAKYGHALCLQKLLQYNCPTEHADLQGRTALHDAAMADCPSSIQLLCDHGASVNAKDVDGRTPLVLATQMCRPAICQLLIDRGAEINSRDKQNRTALMLGCEYGCKDAVEVLLKNGADVSLLDALGHDSSYYARIGDNLDILTLLKTASENTNKGRELWKKGPSLQQRNLPYMLDEVNMKSSQREHRNIQELEIENEDLKDRLRKIQQEQRILLDKVNGLQLQLNEEVMVADDLESEKEKLKSLLVAKEKQHEESLRTIESLKNRFKYFESDHLGSGSHFSNRKEDMLLKQGQMYMTDSQCTSPGVPAHMQSRSMLRPLELSLPNQTSYSENDLLKKELEAMRTFCESAKQDRLKLQNELAHKVAECKALGLECERIKEDSDEQIKQLEDALKDVQKRMYESEGKVKQMQTHFLALKEHLTSEAAIGNHRLMEELKDQLKDMKAKYEGASAEVGKLRNQIKQNELLVEQFRRDEGKLVEENKRLQKELSMCETERDKKGRRVAEVEGQVKELLAKLTLSVPTEKFESMKSLLSGEVNEKVKKIGETEREYEKSLTEIRQLRRELENCKAKLAQHVKPEEHEQLKSRLEQRAGELAKKVTELTSKNQVLQRDVEKVYLDNKLLNQQVHNLTSEIKSHYVPLQVSEEMKKSHDVTVEELKKQLLDVTQKCADKQLEMEKLLLENDSLSKNVSRLETVFVPPEKHQKEVTALKSSVTDLKRQLSELNKKCGEDREKINALVSENTSLKKTLSNQYVPAKTHEEIKTALSGTLDKTNRELLDAKKKWEDLNQEFVKTKDENEILKRNLENTQSQIKAEYISLREHEEKMSAINQTMKSVQDNSAEILTNYRKGQEEIVTLHAEIEAQKKELDTIQECIKLKYAPIISFEECERKFKATEKELKEQLSEQMQKYHVREEEAKKYKQENDKLKKEIFTLQKDLKDKNVLIENSHDMERALNRKAEELNKQLKDLLQKYTEIKTEKEKLVDDNARQTSELLAAQTLLQKQHVPLEQVETLKKSLNSTIDHLKEELKNKQKCYEKEQQTVAKLHQMLENQKNSSVPLGEHLRVKEAFEKEVGMIKASLREKEEESQNKTQEVSKLQSEVQDTKQALQKLETREVVDLSKYKATKSDLETQISNLNEKLANLNRKYEEACEEVLRAQRKQLSAKDEKELLHFSIEQEIKDQQERCDKSLTTITELQKRIQESAKQIEAKDNKITELLNDVERLKQALSGLSQLTSPSGSPSKRQSQLIDTLQHQVKSLQQQLADTDRQHQEVIAIYRTHLLSAAQGHMDEDVQAALLQIIQMRQGLVC; encoded by the exons ATGCCAAGTAGTTTGCTGCTAGCAACCAGAAACCAAATCCTGTCTATGATGAACTGTTGGTTTTCTTGTGCTCCCAAGAACAGA cATGCAGCAGATTGGAACAAATATGATGACCGATTGATGAAAGCCGCGGAGAGGGGAGATGTAGAAAAAGTTTCCTCAATCCTTGCTAAAAAGGGCATCAATCCAGGCAAACTAGATGTGGAAGGCAGATCTGC CTTCCATGTTGTGGCCTCAAAGGGGAATCTTGAATGTTTGAATGCCATCCTTATACATGGAGTTGATATTACAACCAGTGACACTGCAG gaagAAATGCTCTTCACCTGGCTGCAAAGTATGGGCATGCATTGTGTCTACAAAAACTTCTACAG TACAATTGTCCCACTGAACATGCAGACCTGCAGGGAAGAACCGCACTTCATGACGCAG CAATGGCAGACTGTCCTTCCAGCATACAGCTGCTTTGTGACCATGGGGCCTCCGTGAATGCCAAAGATGTG GATGGGCGGACACCGCTGGTTCTGGCTACTCAGATGTGTAGGCCAGCAATCTGTCAACTGCTGATAGATCGAGGGGCAGAGATTAATTCCAGAGACAAACAAAACAG aactgctcTCATGCTTGGTTGCGAGTATGGTTGTAAGGATGCTGTAGAAGTCTTACTTAAAAATGGTGCTGATGTAAGCCTGCTGGATGCCTTGGGCCATGATAGTTCTTACTATGCAAGAATTGGTGACAATCTGGACATTCTAACATTATTGAAGACTGCGTCAGAAAATACCAACAAAG GGAGAGAACTTTGGAAGAAAGGACCATCTTTACAGCAG CGAAATTTGCCGTACATGCTAGATGAAGTAAATATGAAGTCAAGTCAGAGGGAGCATCGAAACATTCAG GAGCTAGAGATTGAAAATGAAGATTTGAAAGACAGGTTGAGAAAAATTCAGCAAGAACAGAGAATATTACTGGATAAAGTCAATGGTTTACAACTACAGCTGAATGAG gaagtGATGGTTGCTGATGATCTGGAAAGTGAG AAGGAAAAGCTGAAGTCTCTTTTGGTGGCTAAAGAAAAGCAACATGAAGAAAGCCTAAGAACTATTGAGTCTctgaaaaacagatttaaatattttgag AGCGATCATTTAGGATCAGGAAGTCATTTTAGTAACC GAAAAGAAGATATGCTTCTCAAACAGGGTCAAATGTACATGACAGATTCACAG TGTACTTCCCCAGGGGTGCCAGCCCACATGCAAAGCAGGTCTATGTTAAGACCACTGGAGCTATCATTACCCAATCAAACCTCATATTCTGAAAATGACCTCTTAAAGAAAGAGTTAGAAGCAATGAGAACTTTCTGCGAATCAGCCAAACAAGACCGCCTCAAGCTCCAGAACGAGCTGGCACACAAGGTGGCCGAGTGCAAAGCTTTAGGACTAGAATGTGAACGCATCAAGGAGGACTCTGATGAGCAGATAAAGCAGTTAGAAGACGCATTGAAGGATGTGCAGAAGAGAATGTATGAGTCGGAAGGTAAAGTAAAACAAATGCAGACACACTTTCTTGCCCTTAAAGAGCACCTGACCAGTGAAGCAGCTATAGGGAATCACAGACTGATGGAGGAGCTGAAGGATCAGTTGAAGGACATGAAAGCGAAATATGAGGGTGCATCAGCAGAAGTGGGAAAACTGCGaaaccaaatcaaacaaaatGAGCTGCTAGTAGAACAGTTTAGGAGGGATGAAGGCAAGCTGGTGGAAGAGAATAAGCGATTGCAGAAGGAACTCAGTATGTGTGAAACAGAGCGagacaagaaaggaaggagggtTGCTGAGGTGGAAGGCCAGGTAAAGGAACTCTTAGCAAAGCTGACCTTGTCAGTTCCAACTGAAAAATTCGAGAGCATGAAGAGCTTATTATCAGGCGAAGTAAAtgagaaggtaaaaaaaattggagagacagaaagagagtatGAAAAATCACTTACTGAAATCAGACAGTTAAGGAGAGAGCTTGAGAATTGTAAGGCCAAACTTGCTCAGCATGTCAAGCCAGAGGAGCATGAGCAGCTCAAGAGCAGACTGGAGCAAAGAGCAGGAGAACTTGCAAAGAAGGTCACGGAACTCACTTCGAAAAATCAGGTGTTGCAAAGGGACGTTGAAAAGGTTTATCTGGATAATAAGCTCCTCAATCAGCAAGTACATAATTtaacaagtgaaataaaaagtcaTTATGTTCCCCTACAAGtgagtgaagaaatgaaaaagtcacaTGATGTCACCGTCGAGGAACTGAAGAAACAGCTTTTAGATGTCACGCAAAAATGCGCAGACAAGCAGCTGGAAATGGAGAAATTGCTGTTGGAAAATGACAGTTTAAGTAAGAACGTTAGCCGCCTAGAAACTGTATTTGTGCCTCCTGAGAAACACCAAAAAGAGGTCACAGCTCTGAAATCCAGCGTCACTGACCTCAAACGACAGCTGTCGGAACTGAACAAGAAGTGTGGGGAAGACCGAGAGAAAATAAATGCCCTCGTGTCGGAAAATACTAGCTTGAAAAAGACCCTGAGTAATCAGTATGTGCCGGCTAAGACCCACGAGGAGATTAAGACCGCGCTGAGTGGCACGCTGGATAAGACCAATAGAGAATTACTAGATGCgaagaagaaatgggaagatCTCAATCAggaatttgtaaaaacaaaagatGAGAATGAAATCCTCAAAAGAAACCTGGAAAACACTCAGAGCCAAATAAAAGCCGAGTACATCAGCCTTCGTGAGCATGAAGAGAAGATGAGTGCCATAAATCAGACCATGAAGAGTGTACAGGATAACAGTGCAGAAATACTGACCAACTACAGAAAGGGCCAAGAGGAGATTGTGACACTGCACGCTGAAATCGAAGCCCAGAAAAAGGAACTTGACACCATCCAAGAATGCATTAAGCTCAAATATGCTCCTATTATCAGCTTCGAAGAGTGCGAGAGAAAATTTAAAGCCACagagaaagaactaaaagaaCAGTTATCGGAGCAGATGCAAAAATATCACGTCAGGGAAGAAGAGGCCAAGAAGTACAAGCAAGAGAATGACAAGTTGAAGAAGGAGATTTTCACTCTTCAGAAGGATTTAAAGGATAAGAATGTTCTCATCGAGAATTCTCATGACATGGAAAGAGCACTCAACAGAAAAGCAGAAGAGCTCAACAAACAGTTGAAAGACCTGTTGCAGAAGTACACCGAGATAAAGACTGAGAAGGAGAAGCTGGTTGACGACAATGCCAGACAGACTTCTGAGCTTCTCGCAGCCCAGACCCTTCTGCAAAAGCAACATGTTCCATTGGAACAAGTTGAGACCCTGAAAAAATCTCTTAACAGCACAATTGACCATCTCAAGGAAGAACTGAAGAATAAGCAAAAGTGTTATGAGAAAGAGCAGCAGACAGTGGCCAAACTGCATCAGATGCTAGAGAATCAAAAGAACTCTTCAGTGCCCCTGGGAGAGCATCTGCGGGTTAAGGAAGCCTTTGAGAAGGAAGTGGGCATGATAAAGGCCAGcctgagggaaaaggaagaagaaagccaaaacaaaacccaagaggTCTCCAAACTGCAGTCTGAGGTTCAGGACACAAAACAAGCATTACAAAAACTAGAGACAAGAGAGGTAGTTGATTTGTCTAAATATAAAGCAACGAAAAgtgatctggagacccagatTTCCAACCTAAATGAAAAACTGGCCAATCTGAATCGGAAGTATGAAGAAGCCTGCGAGGAGGTGCTGCGTGCCCAAAGGAAGCAACTGTCTGCCAAAGATGAGAAGGAATTGCTACATTTCAGCATTGAGCAAGAAATCAAGGATCAGCAGGAGCGGTG
- the UACA gene encoding uveal autoantigen with coiled-coil domains and ankyrin repeats isoform X3 has translation MPSSLLLATRNQILSMMNCWFSCAPKNRHAADWNKYDDRLMKAAERGDVEKVSSILAKKGINPGKLDVEGRSAFHVVASKGNLECLNAILIHGVDITTSDTAGRNALHLAAKYGHALCLQKLLQYNCPTEHADLQGRTALHDAAMADCPSSIQLLCDHGASVNAKDVDGRTPLVLATQMCRPAICQLLIDRGAEINSRDKQNRTALMLGCEYGCKDAVEVLLKNGADVSLLDALGHDSSYYARIGDNLDILTLLKTASENTNKGRELWKKGPSLQQRNLPYMLDEVNMKSSQREHRNIQELEIENEDLKDRLRKIQQEQRILLDKVNGLQLQLNEEVMVADDLESEKEKLKSLLVAKEKQHEESLRTIESLKNRFKYFECTSPGVPAHMQSRSMLRPLELSLPNQTSYSENDLLKKELEAMRTFCESAKQDRLKLQNELAHKVAECKALGLECERIKEDSDEQIKQLEDALKDVQKRMYESEGKVKQMQTHFLALKEHLTSEAAIGNHRLMEELKDQLKDMKAKYEGASAEVGKLRNQIKQNELLVEQFRRDEGKLVEENKRLQKELSMCETERDKKGRRVAEVEGQVKELLAKLTLSVPTEKFESMKSLLSGEVNEKVKKIGETEREYEKSLTEIRQLRRELENCKAKLAQHVKPEEHEQLKSRLEQRAGELAKKVTELTSKNQVLQRDVEKVYLDNKLLNQQVHNLTSEIKSHYVPLQVSEEMKKSHDVTVEELKKQLLDVTQKCADKQLEMEKLLLENDSLSKNVSRLETVFVPPEKHQKEVTALKSSVTDLKRQLSELNKKCGEDREKINALVSENTSLKKTLSNQYVPAKTHEEIKTALSGTLDKTNRELLDAKKKWEDLNQEFVKTKDENEILKRNLENTQSQIKAEYISLREHEEKMSAINQTMKSVQDNSAEILTNYRKGQEEIVTLHAEIEAQKKELDTIQECIKLKYAPIISFEECERKFKATEKELKEQLSEQMQKYHVREEEAKKYKQENDKLKKEIFTLQKDLKDKNVLIENSHDMERALNRKAEELNKQLKDLLQKYTEIKTEKEKLVDDNARQTSELLAAQTLLQKQHVPLEQVETLKKSLNSTIDHLKEELKNKQKCYEKEQQTVAKLHQMLENQKNSSVPLGEHLRVKEAFEKEVGMIKASLREKEEESQNKTQEVSKLQSEVQDTKQALQKLETREVVDLSKYKATKSDLETQISNLNEKLANLNRKYEEACEEVLRAQRKQLSAKDEKELLHFSIEQEIKDQQERCDKSLTTITELQKRIQESAKQIEAKDNKITELLNDVERLKQALSGLSQLTSPSGSPSKRQSQLIDTLQHQVKSLQQQLADTDRQHQEVIAIYRTHLLSAAQGHMDEDVQAALLQIIQMRQGLVC, from the exons ATGCCAAGTAGTTTGCTGCTAGCAACCAGAAACCAAATCCTGTCTATGATGAACTGTTGGTTTTCTTGTGCTCCCAAGAACAGA cATGCAGCAGATTGGAACAAATATGATGACCGATTGATGAAAGCCGCGGAGAGGGGAGATGTAGAAAAAGTTTCCTCAATCCTTGCTAAAAAGGGCATCAATCCAGGCAAACTAGATGTGGAAGGCAGATCTGC CTTCCATGTTGTGGCCTCAAAGGGGAATCTTGAATGTTTGAATGCCATCCTTATACATGGAGTTGATATTACAACCAGTGACACTGCAG gaagAAATGCTCTTCACCTGGCTGCAAAGTATGGGCATGCATTGTGTCTACAAAAACTTCTACAG TACAATTGTCCCACTGAACATGCAGACCTGCAGGGAAGAACCGCACTTCATGACGCAG CAATGGCAGACTGTCCTTCCAGCATACAGCTGCTTTGTGACCATGGGGCCTCCGTGAATGCCAAAGATGTG GATGGGCGGACACCGCTGGTTCTGGCTACTCAGATGTGTAGGCCAGCAATCTGTCAACTGCTGATAGATCGAGGGGCAGAGATTAATTCCAGAGACAAACAAAACAG aactgctcTCATGCTTGGTTGCGAGTATGGTTGTAAGGATGCTGTAGAAGTCTTACTTAAAAATGGTGCTGATGTAAGCCTGCTGGATGCCTTGGGCCATGATAGTTCTTACTATGCAAGAATTGGTGACAATCTGGACATTCTAACATTATTGAAGACTGCGTCAGAAAATACCAACAAAG GGAGAGAACTTTGGAAGAAAGGACCATCTTTACAGCAG CGAAATTTGCCGTACATGCTAGATGAAGTAAATATGAAGTCAAGTCAGAGGGAGCATCGAAACATTCAG GAGCTAGAGATTGAAAATGAAGATTTGAAAGACAGGTTGAGAAAAATTCAGCAAGAACAGAGAATATTACTGGATAAAGTCAATGGTTTACAACTACAGCTGAATGAG gaagtGATGGTTGCTGATGATCTGGAAAGTGAG AAGGAAAAGCTGAAGTCTCTTTTGGTGGCTAAAGAAAAGCAACATGAAGAAAGCCTAAGAACTATTGAGTCTctgaaaaacagatttaaatattttgag TGTACTTCCCCAGGGGTGCCAGCCCACATGCAAAGCAGGTCTATGTTAAGACCACTGGAGCTATCATTACCCAATCAAACCTCATATTCTGAAAATGACCTCTTAAAGAAAGAGTTAGAAGCAATGAGAACTTTCTGCGAATCAGCCAAACAAGACCGCCTCAAGCTCCAGAACGAGCTGGCACACAAGGTGGCCGAGTGCAAAGCTTTAGGACTAGAATGTGAACGCATCAAGGAGGACTCTGATGAGCAGATAAAGCAGTTAGAAGACGCATTGAAGGATGTGCAGAAGAGAATGTATGAGTCGGAAGGTAAAGTAAAACAAATGCAGACACACTTTCTTGCCCTTAAAGAGCACCTGACCAGTGAAGCAGCTATAGGGAATCACAGACTGATGGAGGAGCTGAAGGATCAGTTGAAGGACATGAAAGCGAAATATGAGGGTGCATCAGCAGAAGTGGGAAAACTGCGaaaccaaatcaaacaaaatGAGCTGCTAGTAGAACAGTTTAGGAGGGATGAAGGCAAGCTGGTGGAAGAGAATAAGCGATTGCAGAAGGAACTCAGTATGTGTGAAACAGAGCGagacaagaaaggaaggagggtTGCTGAGGTGGAAGGCCAGGTAAAGGAACTCTTAGCAAAGCTGACCTTGTCAGTTCCAACTGAAAAATTCGAGAGCATGAAGAGCTTATTATCAGGCGAAGTAAAtgagaaggtaaaaaaaattggagagacagaaagagagtatGAAAAATCACTTACTGAAATCAGACAGTTAAGGAGAGAGCTTGAGAATTGTAAGGCCAAACTTGCTCAGCATGTCAAGCCAGAGGAGCATGAGCAGCTCAAGAGCAGACTGGAGCAAAGAGCAGGAGAACTTGCAAAGAAGGTCACGGAACTCACTTCGAAAAATCAGGTGTTGCAAAGGGACGTTGAAAAGGTTTATCTGGATAATAAGCTCCTCAATCAGCAAGTACATAATTtaacaagtgaaataaaaagtcaTTATGTTCCCCTACAAGtgagtgaagaaatgaaaaagtcacaTGATGTCACCGTCGAGGAACTGAAGAAACAGCTTTTAGATGTCACGCAAAAATGCGCAGACAAGCAGCTGGAAATGGAGAAATTGCTGTTGGAAAATGACAGTTTAAGTAAGAACGTTAGCCGCCTAGAAACTGTATTTGTGCCTCCTGAGAAACACCAAAAAGAGGTCACAGCTCTGAAATCCAGCGTCACTGACCTCAAACGACAGCTGTCGGAACTGAACAAGAAGTGTGGGGAAGACCGAGAGAAAATAAATGCCCTCGTGTCGGAAAATACTAGCTTGAAAAAGACCCTGAGTAATCAGTATGTGCCGGCTAAGACCCACGAGGAGATTAAGACCGCGCTGAGTGGCACGCTGGATAAGACCAATAGAGAATTACTAGATGCgaagaagaaatgggaagatCTCAATCAggaatttgtaaaaacaaaagatGAGAATGAAATCCTCAAAAGAAACCTGGAAAACACTCAGAGCCAAATAAAAGCCGAGTACATCAGCCTTCGTGAGCATGAAGAGAAGATGAGTGCCATAAATCAGACCATGAAGAGTGTACAGGATAACAGTGCAGAAATACTGACCAACTACAGAAAGGGCCAAGAGGAGATTGTGACACTGCACGCTGAAATCGAAGCCCAGAAAAAGGAACTTGACACCATCCAAGAATGCATTAAGCTCAAATATGCTCCTATTATCAGCTTCGAAGAGTGCGAGAGAAAATTTAAAGCCACagagaaagaactaaaagaaCAGTTATCGGAGCAGATGCAAAAATATCACGTCAGGGAAGAAGAGGCCAAGAAGTACAAGCAAGAGAATGACAAGTTGAAGAAGGAGATTTTCACTCTTCAGAAGGATTTAAAGGATAAGAATGTTCTCATCGAGAATTCTCATGACATGGAAAGAGCACTCAACAGAAAAGCAGAAGAGCTCAACAAACAGTTGAAAGACCTGTTGCAGAAGTACACCGAGATAAAGACTGAGAAGGAGAAGCTGGTTGACGACAATGCCAGACAGACTTCTGAGCTTCTCGCAGCCCAGACCCTTCTGCAAAAGCAACATGTTCCATTGGAACAAGTTGAGACCCTGAAAAAATCTCTTAACAGCACAATTGACCATCTCAAGGAAGAACTGAAGAATAAGCAAAAGTGTTATGAGAAAGAGCAGCAGACAGTGGCCAAACTGCATCAGATGCTAGAGAATCAAAAGAACTCTTCAGTGCCCCTGGGAGAGCATCTGCGGGTTAAGGAAGCCTTTGAGAAGGAAGTGGGCATGATAAAGGCCAGcctgagggaaaaggaagaagaaagccaaaacaaaacccaagaggTCTCCAAACTGCAGTCTGAGGTTCAGGACACAAAACAAGCATTACAAAAACTAGAGACAAGAGAGGTAGTTGATTTGTCTAAATATAAAGCAACGAAAAgtgatctggagacccagatTTCCAACCTAAATGAAAAACTGGCCAATCTGAATCGGAAGTATGAAGAAGCCTGCGAGGAGGTGCTGCGTGCCCAAAGGAAGCAACTGTCTGCCAAAGATGAGAAGGAATTGCTACATTTCAGCATTGAGCAAGAAATCAAGGATCAGCAGGAGCGGTG